The proteins below come from a single Eucalyptus grandis isolate ANBG69807.140 chromosome 3, ASM1654582v1, whole genome shotgun sequence genomic window:
- the LOC104439315 gene encoding disease resistance protein RPV1-like, producing MIRKEPPHSEDLPYRASSSSTSPHVGDNGGTKRLKGSDYEVFLSFRGEDTRKGFTDHLYTSLVDAGIRVYRDNDELRVGDEIGPELLCSITQSKISIPIMSEDYASSKWCLQELAQMLKCRRSGEQVVLPIFYKVEPSQVRHLKGRFGDAINAHQKNSDQMVVKEWEEALNEVSSLKGWESEKINDGHEAALVKRVVIRVMSELKRLFHLSVPEQLVGIDDHVKWIMSKLDANFNGTWIIGIYGMGGIGKTTLAKVLYNKLFSDFQNRCFVADIRERSQRNGIECLQKQLISNVIGGSWEVSNVDDGIRVLKSRCTSKKVLALLDDMDNNT from the exons ATGATCAGAAAAGAGCCTCCTCATTCAGAAGATCTGCCATACAGAGCGTCTTCGTCGTCGACCTCTCCACATGTAGGTGATAATGGTGGAACCAAAAGGCTGAAAGGAAGTGACTACgaagtgttcttgagctttagaggggAAGACACTCGCAAAGGCTTCACCGATCATCTCTATACTAGCCTTGTTGATGCAGGAATTCGCGTGTATAGAGACAACGATGAGCTCCGAGTTGGTGACGAGATTGGTCCGGAGCTTCTCTGCAGTATCACGCAGTCTAAGATTTCAATCCCGATTATGTCTGAGGATTACGCTtccagcaaatggtgccttcaaGAGCTGGCTCAGATGTTGAAGTGCAGGAGAAGCGGAGAGCAAGTAgtgttgcccatattttacaaagtggaaccctCACAAGTGCGACATCTCAAGGGGAGATTTGGAGATGCCATCAATGCACATCAAAAGAATTCAGATCAAATGGTTGTGAAGGAATGGGAAGAAGCGCTCAATGAAGTCAGTTCTTTAAAAGGATGGGAATCGGAGAAAATAAATGATGG GCATGAAGCGGCATTAGTGAAAAGAGTCGTCATAAGAGTTATGAGCGAGTTAAAAAGACTTTTCCACCTAAGTGTTCCTGAACAATTGGTGGGAATTGATGATCATGTGAAATGGATTATGAGCAAGCTAGATGCTAATTTCAATGGTACATGGatcattggaatttatggaatgggcggcattggtaagacaactcttgcaaAGGTGTTATACAACAAGCTATTTAGCGATTTTCAGAATCGTTGCTTTGTGGCTGATATTCGAGAAAGATCTCAACGCAATGGTATTGAATGCCTACAAAAGCAGCTCATTTCTAATGTGATAGGAGGATCGTGGGAGGTGTCTAATGTCGATGATGGAATCCGTGTACTCAAATCTCGATGTACAAGTAAGAAAGTCCTCGCTCTTCTTGATGATATGGATAATAATACTTAG